The following proteins are encoded in a genomic region of Thiomonas sp. X19:
- a CDS encoding phasin family protein, giving the protein MQTREQIQAVQKAELESMAGMAEKVMHGFEQVARLNLQMLRDATHDGAEAMRAAVSARDVPQWMRVQTGNPAQANGQKALAYAQRLAEIAGTTQAELADAMNQGLLRMQQALRETMAVDDSKRPHAQGNAGPLPSFLGSHGTSPLADSWGRTPAASLMQSFMNFTTQALEVMQESQGNAVKIMADNVRNPTQAVTKHAAAPRPHARKRAA; this is encoded by the coding sequence ATGCAGACCCGTGAGCAGATTCAGGCGGTGCAGAAGGCGGAGTTGGAGTCCATGGCCGGCATGGCCGAGAAAGTCATGCATGGCTTCGAACAAGTGGCCCGGCTCAATCTGCAAATGCTGCGCGATGCCACACACGACGGCGCCGAGGCCATGCGTGCCGCAGTGTCCGCGCGTGACGTGCCGCAGTGGATGCGAGTCCAGACCGGCAATCCGGCGCAGGCCAACGGTCAGAAGGCCTTGGCCTATGCCCAGCGACTGGCTGAAATTGCCGGCACGACCCAGGCGGAACTGGCCGATGCCATGAACCAGGGCTTGTTGCGCATGCAGCAAGCCCTGCGTGAGACCATGGCGGTCGACGACAGCAAGCGTCCACATGCGCAAGGAAACGCGGGGCCGCTCCCAAGTTTTCTTGGCAGCCACGGGACGAGTCCGCTGGCGGACTCCTGGGGGCGCACCCCGGCGGCAAGCCTGATGCAAAGCTTCATGAACTTCACCACGCAGGCTCTGGAGGTGATGCAGGAGTCGCAGGGCAACGCGGTCAAGATCATGGCCGACAACGTGCGGAATCCGACACAAGCGGTGACGAAACATGCTGCAGCGCCACGCCCCCACGCTCGCAAGCGAGCGGCCTGA
- a CDS encoding DUF2069 domain-containing protein gives MNPQTLQGDARASDSRFAAPAWRRANLTLWAALIALCLGWELWWAPLRPGGSWLALKVLPLLAAAPGMWRGRLYTYQWMSMLVWFYLTEGVVRGLTDPQALSRMLGWAECVLALATFGMMAATLRAHAHRPQATPLAAQTPAASADLRVEAPAGRRVDAPAPSPSASDTRP, from the coding sequence ATGAATCCGCAAACGCTTCAAGGCGACGCGCGGGCCAGCGACTCCCGCTTCGCCGCCCCCGCATGGCGGCGGGCCAACCTCACCCTGTGGGCCGCGCTCATCGCGCTGTGCCTGGGCTGGGAGCTGTGGTGGGCGCCGCTGCGCCCCGGGGGGTCGTGGCTGGCACTGAAGGTGCTGCCACTGCTGGCCGCCGCCCCCGGCATGTGGCGCGGCCGGCTCTACACCTACCAGTGGATGAGCATGCTGGTGTGGTTCTACCTGACCGAGGGTGTGGTGCGCGGGCTGACCGACCCGCAGGCGCTGTCGCGCATGCTCGGCTGGGCCGAATGCGTGCTGGCTCTGGCCACCTTCGGCATGATGGCCGCCACACTGCGGGCGCATGCGCACAGGCCGCAAGCGACGCCCCTGGCTGCGCAAACTCCTGCTGCCAGTGCCGATTTGCGCGTCGAGGCGCCTGCTGGTCGTCGCGTCGATGCGCCAGCCCCTTCGCCCTCCGCGTCCGATACGAGGCCATGA
- the kch gene encoding voltage-gated potassium channel protein — MAPPEPTLDPVLDPDAPLPATPAGSLAPPPAPPSGPPPSAPDPAALRKAAWPYRLRARLVAALRWLMKMWREQGPQVLAALLAASCGALQVRPQFFPLLTALHGLLEHGADSIASVANLAVIPRVFIGFGLMLMALGLLLRARVAWVITLLLALLSAGLALWYAHKPNTVFVIAALLIVVLAVYARRFDRSSLAASSLFALLGIGSLLIYGVLGSLWFGAGYTPPIRTLPTAFYYAVETMSTVGYGDIVPRTVEARMYTVSLIVLGITVFATTLSVVIGPLVGGSLKRALEGRMHRENRRNHYVIIGVSSLAYTLWKELRGRNVPVTIIAPPGKPSPYPDDADVIVGDATRNEILEQAGVPLAKAVLTLRDDDAENAFAVLAVKELAPGVKTIAGVNDARHLAKIRRVQPDMLFAPQVLGSDLLVRTLFDEPIDNDTVSKLLFAQN; from the coding sequence ATGGCACCGCCCGAGCCGACGCTGGACCCGGTGCTCGACCCAGATGCGCCGTTGCCCGCGACGCCAGCCGGCAGCTTGGCGCCGCCGCCTGCGCCGCCCTCCGGGCCGCCGCCCTCGGCGCCCGATCCCGCTGCGCTGCGCAAGGCAGCCTGGCCGTATCGCCTGCGTGCGCGTTTGGTCGCAGCCTTGCGCTGGCTGATGAAAATGTGGCGCGAGCAGGGCCCGCAAGTGCTGGCGGCGCTGCTGGCGGCCAGCTGCGGGGCCTTGCAGGTGCGTCCGCAGTTCTTCCCGCTGCTCACTGCTTTGCACGGGCTGCTGGAGCATGGCGCCGATTCCATCGCCAGCGTGGCCAACCTGGCCGTCATCCCGCGCGTGTTCATCGGCTTCGGCCTGATGCTCATGGCCCTGGGCCTGTTGCTGCGCGCACGCGTGGCCTGGGTCATCACCCTGCTGCTGGCCTTGCTGTCGGCGGGCCTGGCGCTGTGGTACGCCCACAAGCCGAACACCGTGTTCGTGATTGCCGCGCTGCTCATCGTCGTGCTGGCGGTCTACGCCAGGCGCTTCGACCGCAGCAGCCTGGCTGCGAGTTCGCTGTTCGCGCTGCTGGGCATTGGCAGCCTGCTCATTTACGGCGTGCTCGGCAGCCTGTGGTTCGGCGCCGGCTATACGCCGCCCATCCGCACCCTGCCCACGGCGTTTTATTACGCCGTGGAAACCATGTCCACCGTGGGCTATGGCGACATCGTTCCCCGAACGGTGGAAGCGCGCATGTACACCGTCTCGCTGATTGTGTTGGGCATCACCGTCTTCGCCACCACCTTGTCGGTGGTCATTGGGCCGCTGGTGGGCGGCAGCTTGAAACGTGCTCTGGAGGGCAGGATGCACCGCGAAAATCGCCGCAACCATTACGTCATCATCGGGGTCTCGAGTCTGGCCTACACGCTGTGGAAAGAGCTGCGTGGCCGCAACGTGCCGGTCACGATCATCGCCCCGCCCGGCAAACCATCGCCCTATCCGGACGATGCGGACGTCATCGTCGGCGACGCCACCCGCAACGAGATTCTGGAGCAGGCTGGCGTGCCCCTGGCCAAGGCCGTGCTCACCCTGCGCGACGACGATGCCGAGAACGCCTTCGCCGTGCTCGCGGTGAAGGAGTTGGCGCCAGGGGTGAAGACCATCGCCGGCGTGAACGACGCCCGCCATCTGGCGAAAATTCGCCGCGTGCAGCCCGACATGCTGTTCGCCCCGCAGGTGCTGGGCAGCGACCTGCTGGTGCGCACCCTGTTCGACGAGCCCATCGACAACGACACGGTCTCCAAGCTGCTGTTCGCGCAGAACTGA
- a CDS encoding translational machinery protein, whose protein sequence is MSHRHAVVWVDHAQAHVLFIDAEDVEKAIVEAAGNPHVHHKRGTIGPGKAEEDQPYYHGIALALADAQEILITGPGQAKLALFKHMLHHDPAVAQRVLGLETVDHPTDGQLAMHARQYFRAKERMLGDFPGAGPGSTGMAEEAAPGKPKKTSKSHAAQSKRAPNHRPS, encoded by the coding sequence ATGTCGCATCGTCACGCCGTCGTCTGGGTCGATCATGCCCAGGCTCATGTGTTGTTCATCGACGCCGAGGACGTTGAAAAGGCCATCGTCGAGGCCGCCGGAAATCCCCATGTGCATCACAAGCGCGGCACCATCGGTCCAGGCAAGGCCGAGGAAGACCAGCCCTACTACCACGGCATCGCGCTGGCGCTTGCCGATGCGCAGGAAATCCTGATCACCGGCCCCGGCCAGGCCAAGCTGGCACTGTTCAAGCACATGCTGCATCACGATCCGGCCGTCGCGCAGCGTGTGCTGGGGCTTGAAACCGTGGACCACCCGACGGACGGCCAGCTTGCCATGCACGCGCGACAGTACTTCAGGGCCAAGGAGCGCATGCTGGGCGATTTTCCCGGAGCAGGCCCCGGCTCCACCGGCATGGCTGAAGAGGCCGCGCCGGGAAAGCCGAAGAAGACCAGCAAGAGCCATGCGGCGCAGTCCAAGCGCGCGCCGAACCATAGGCCATCCTGA
- the wrbA gene encoding NAD(P)H:quinone oxidoreductase, translated as MHEILILYYSVHGGTHALAEAMARGVAEVPGMLPRVRTVPRVAALVEHPEPPVPREGPPYVELADLEECVGLALGSPTRFGNMAAPMKYFWDQTSALWLSGALAGKPAAVFTSTGSLHGGQESTLLSMMLPLLHHGMLIVGLPYAGEPDVMSTRSGGTPYGASHHAGHDSSLAATAEELRLATALGRRLAGAARKLSAPA; from the coding sequence ATGCATGAAATCTTGATTCTGTATTACAGCGTACATGGTGGCACGCATGCACTGGCCGAGGCCATGGCCCGGGGGGTGGCCGAAGTTCCCGGCATGCTGCCGCGGGTGCGCACCGTGCCGCGCGTGGCGGCGCTCGTGGAGCATCCCGAACCGCCGGTTCCGCGCGAAGGTCCGCCCTATGTGGAGTTGGCCGACCTGGAGGAATGCGTCGGCCTGGCGCTGGGTTCGCCCACGCGCTTCGGCAATATGGCCGCGCCCATGAAGTATTTCTGGGACCAGACCTCCGCGCTGTGGCTTTCGGGGGCGCTGGCGGGCAAGCCAGCCGCCGTGTTCACCTCCACCGGCAGCCTGCACGGCGGGCAGGAAAGCACCTTGCTGTCGATGATGCTGCCGCTGCTGCATCACGGCATGCTCATCGTCGGCCTGCCTTATGCCGGCGAGCCGGACGTGATGAGCACGCGCAGCGGCGGCACGCCCTACGGCGCCAGCCATCACGCGGGGCACGACTCCAGCCTGGCGGCCACCGCCGAGGAACTGCGCCTGGCCACTGCGCTGGGGCGTCGCCTGGCGGGCGCGGCGCGCAAACTGAGTGCTCCTGCATGA
- a CDS encoding TolC family outer membrane protein, with protein sequence METGQTAPEPAPFADMRNHPSTHPQHLGPPCPRASAGRRRQAGKALALALGVGVAGAARAETLIQVFAQAQQYSPALRSAQANYQAALSRVPLARSRLLPQIAAGASLSGNAQNNSENPLLQRFGFPTRWDYVARDINLTATQALYRPADGIGVSQADIGARIAYTQLAQENQHLMVRVAAAYFDVLAAQDSLRSLQEQDKAIVRQLESAKRNFAAGNGTIVDVRDAQARDDLTGARVIAAQNQVALAYSALQQLTGRMPGRPAGLMSDIRLPAPAGDAQSWAQAAENRNLAVEQARLAVDDARLEAKKAATGRLPTVDAYARLDHASTSGGSNLFPFGNRADVASIGVQIQVPIFTGHGVQSHVQETAHLLDKSQADLDTATLAAAQSARAAYLGLESGRAQVKALQAAVQSSQSSLQANETGYKVGVRVNIDVLNVLSQLFEVKRQADKARYDVLVSDLKLKFAAGELSQQDLDAVNALLQPDVP encoded by the coding sequence ATGGAAACCGGTCAGACCGCGCCCGAACCTGCGCCATTCGCCGATATGCGCAACCATCCTTCCACGCATCCGCAACACCTCGGACCGCCCTGCCCGAGGGCTTCGGCCGGGCGGCGCCGGCAGGCCGGGAAAGCGTTGGCGCTGGCGCTGGGCGTGGGCGTGGCCGGCGCGGCCCGTGCCGAAACCTTGATTCAGGTCTTCGCCCAGGCGCAGCAATACAGCCCGGCACTGCGCAGTGCGCAAGCCAACTACCAGGCCGCGCTGTCCCGCGTGCCGCTGGCCAGGTCGCGTCTGCTGCCGCAAATCGCCGCCGGAGCCAGCCTGAGCGGCAACGCGCAGAACAACAGCGAGAATCCATTGCTGCAACGCTTCGGCTTTCCCACCCGCTGGGACTATGTCGCCCGCGACATCAACCTCACCGCAACCCAGGCGCTGTATCGCCCGGCCGACGGCATCGGCGTGAGCCAGGCTGACATCGGCGCGCGCATCGCCTACACCCAGCTGGCGCAGGAAAACCAGCACCTGATGGTGCGGGTTGCGGCAGCCTACTTCGACGTGCTGGCGGCGCAGGACAGCCTGCGTTCCCTGCAGGAGCAAGACAAGGCGATCGTCCGGCAGCTGGAATCGGCCAAGCGCAATTTCGCCGCCGGCAACGGCACCATCGTCGACGTGCGCGACGCGCAGGCGCGCGACGACCTGACCGGGGCCCGGGTCATCGCCGCGCAAAACCAGGTCGCGCTGGCGTACTCGGCCCTGCAGCAGCTCACCGGCCGCATGCCCGGCCGGCCCGCCGGGCTCATGTCCGACATCCGCTTGCCGGCCCCGGCTGGCGACGCGCAAAGCTGGGCGCAAGCGGCGGAAAACCGCAACCTGGCGGTCGAGCAGGCCAGGCTCGCGGTGGACGACGCGCGGCTGGAGGCGAAAAAGGCCGCAACCGGCAGGCTGCCGACGGTGGACGCCTATGCCCGGCTGGACCATGCCAGCACCAGTGGCGGCAGCAATCTGTTTCCCTTCGGCAACCGGGCGGACGTCGCGTCGATCGGGGTGCAGATCCAGGTGCCCATCTTCACCGGTCATGGCGTGCAAAGCCATGTGCAGGAAACGGCGCACCTGCTCGACAAATCCCAGGCCGATCTCGACACGGCCACGCTTGCCGCGGCGCAGAGCGCGCGAGCGGCTTATCTGGGCCTGGAATCGGGCCGCGCCCAGGTCAAGGCGCTGCAGGCGGCTGTCCAGTCGAGCCAAAGCTCGCTGCAGGCCAACGAGACGGGCTACAAGGTTGGCGTTCGCGTGAACATCGACGTGCTCAACGTCTTGTCGCAATTGTTCGAGGTCAAGCGCCAGGCCGACAAGGCCCGCTACGACGTGTTGGTCAGCGACCTCAAGCTCAAGTTCGCCGCCGGTGAACTCAGCCAGCAGGACCTGGACGCCGTCAACGCCCTGCTGCAGCCGGATGTTCCCTGA
- a CDS encoding Crp/Fnr family transcriptional regulator, producing MNRIPISAASILPGSGACEDCLPLGLSAHLRARLRLLAVHRIQVAHGETLLHAGAAFRHLYAVCKGSFKSVFLGEDGGQQIIAFHWPRQLLGLSGFAEKTCLTDLIALEPTEAYEFSWHAIEALARESPEFLEHLLDSMSERLALAKRDQFMLGSMCSTQKIAYFLLQMAAHAPACGLAAGSFTLPMTREDIGSYLGLTMETVSRLLSQLSKAGVVLIDRKRVTLRKSDVLQAWLDGETKPFAWKSPIHV from the coding sequence ATGAATCGCATTCCGATTTCTGCGGCATCCATCCTTCCCGGTTCCGGCGCTTGCGAAGACTGCCTGCCACTGGGCCTCTCTGCGCATTTGCGGGCGCGCCTGCGCCTGCTGGCGGTCCATCGCATCCAGGTGGCGCACGGCGAGACGCTGCTCCACGCCGGCGCGGCTTTCCGGCATCTGTATGCGGTGTGCAAGGGCTCGTTCAAATCGGTCTTCCTGGGGGAGGACGGCGGCCAGCAAATCATCGCCTTTCACTGGCCGCGGCAATTGCTGGGGCTGAGCGGGTTTGCCGAAAAGACCTGCCTCACCGATCTCATCGCCCTGGAGCCGACCGAGGCGTACGAATTTTCCTGGCATGCCATCGAGGCGTTGGCGCGGGAGTCGCCCGAGTTCCTGGAGCATTTGCTGGACTCTATGTCCGAGCGCCTTGCGCTGGCCAAGCGCGATCAGTTCATGCTCGGCAGCATGTGCAGCACCCAGAAGATTGCCTATTTTTTGCTGCAAATGGCCGCCCACGCGCCTGCGTGCGGGCTGGCCGCCGGCTCGTTCACCCTGCCGATGACCCGCGAAGACATCGGCAGCTATCTGGGCCTGACCATGGAGACCGTCAGCCGTCTGCTGAGCCAGCTGAGCAAGGCCGGCGTCGTGCTGATCGACAGGAAACGGGTCACGCTCCGAAAGTCCGATGTCCTGCAGGCCTGGCTGGACGGCGAGACCAAACCCTTCGCCTGGAAATCGCCCATCCACGTCTGA
- a CDS encoding FAD-binding oxidoreductase, translated as MSPPERIRFLDAMRALLGASQVLDHAADLAPYATDWRGRYHGKPLAVALPADTAQVAEVVQLCATHGVPIVPQGGNTGLVGGATPDASGAQLLLSLKRLNRIRDLSAADGVLVAEAGCVLQNVQDAAQQVGLLFPLSLAAEGSATIGGVLSTNAGGTAVLRYGNARALCLGLEVVTPQGEIWSGLSALRKDNTGYDLRDLFIGAEGTLGIITAASLQLFTQPLAQRTALALVAHAQDAVDLLQQARAALGAGLTAFELMSTHSLQLVQRHFPRLRLPLDLSTPWCVLLELSDSESETHAQARLEAVLGAALEQGRVADVAVAQSLAQAQGMWALREHIPLAQAQEGLNIKHDIAVPISRMAAFVESTAELVTQALPGARLVVFGHLGDGNLHYNVQAPIEGDAAVFLARHQEACNRIVHDAAAACGGSFSAEHGVGQLKTEELLRYKSPVVLSMMRAIKTALDPHGLMNPGKVIRR; from the coding sequence ATGAGCCCGCCTGAACGCATCCGCTTCCTCGACGCCATGCGCGCCCTGCTCGGGGCCAGCCAAGTGTTGGATCACGCCGCAGACCTTGCGCCCTATGCCACCGACTGGCGCGGCCGCTACCACGGCAAACCGCTGGCCGTGGCACTGCCGGCCGACACCGCGCAGGTTGCCGAGGTGGTGCAGCTTTGCGCCACGCATGGCGTGCCCATCGTTCCCCAGGGCGGCAACACCGGCTTGGTGGGCGGCGCCACGCCCGACGCCAGCGGTGCGCAATTGCTGCTCTCGCTCAAGCGCCTGAACCGCATCCGCGACCTGTCCGCGGCCGACGGCGTGCTGGTGGCCGAGGCCGGCTGCGTCTTGCAAAACGTGCAGGACGCCGCGCAGCAGGTTGGCCTGTTGTTCCCGCTGAGCCTGGCCGCAGAGGGCAGCGCCACCATCGGCGGCGTGCTCTCCACCAATGCCGGCGGCACCGCGGTGCTGCGCTACGGCAATGCCCGCGCGCTCTGCCTCGGGCTGGAGGTGGTGACACCGCAGGGCGAGATCTGGAGCGGTCTGAGCGCGCTGCGCAAGGACAACACCGGCTACGACTTGCGCGACCTGTTCATCGGCGCCGAAGGCACGCTGGGCATCATCACCGCCGCCAGCCTGCAACTCTTCACGCAGCCACTGGCGCAACGCACCGCGCTGGCGCTGGTGGCCCACGCGCAGGACGCCGTGGACCTGCTGCAACAGGCACGCGCGGCACTGGGCGCCGGGCTGACCGCCTTCGAGCTGATGAGCACGCACAGCCTGCAACTGGTGCAGCGCCATTTCCCGCGACTGCGCCTGCCCCTGGACCTGAGCACGCCCTGGTGCGTGCTGCTGGAACTGTCGGACAGCGAGAGCGAGACCCATGCCCAGGCGCGGCTGGAAGCCGTGCTCGGGGCGGCGCTGGAACAGGGCAGGGTGGCCGATGTCGCCGTGGCCCAGAGCCTGGCGCAGGCGCAAGGCATGTGGGCGCTGCGCGAACACATTCCACTGGCTCAGGCGCAGGAGGGGTTGAACATCAAGCACGACATCGCCGTGCCCATTTCGCGCATGGCCGCCTTCGTCGAGAGCACGGCCGAACTCGTCACCCAGGCTTTGCCGGGCGCGCGCCTGGTGGTGTTCGGGCATTTGGGCGACGGCAACCTGCACTACAACGTGCAGGCACCGATCGAGGGCGACGCGGCGGTGTTTCTGGCGCGCCACCAGGAGGCCTGCAACCGCATCGTGCACGATGCCGCGGCGGCCTGCGGCGGCAGCTTCTCCGCCGAACATGGCGTGGGCCAGCTCAAGACCGAGGAACTGCTGCGCTACAAAAGCCCCGTCGTGCTGTCCATGATGCGCGCCATCAAAACCGCGCTCGACCCGCATGGGCTGATGAACCCGGGCAAGGTGATCCGGCGATGA
- a CDS encoding universal stress protein, with product MRFLSVIDNNGFIGAVPSLLQVMDNDACLMLDGRMRKATQWGRRLHRDRRNRAAKPARCRCHRGGCESMGRRSHRRRQPWPQRVRHLLLGSAAEGVARVSPIPVLIVHPLRPCAA from the coding sequence GTGCGCTTTCTCAGCGTGATCGACAACAACGGCTTCATCGGCGCCGTGCCCAGCCTGCTGCAGGTGATGGACAACGATGCCTGCCTCATGCTGGACGGCCGGATGAGGAAGGCCACGCAATGGGGCAGACGCCTGCACCGCGATCGCCGAAACCGAGCCGCCAAGCCCGCGCGTTGCCGATGCCATCGCGGCGGATGCGAAAGCATGGGACGCCGATCCCATCGTCGTCGGCAGCCATGGCCGCAGCGGGTGCGCCACCTGCTGCTGGGCAGCGCGGCCGAAGGCGTGGCGAGGGTCAGCCCGATTCCCGTGCTCATCGTCCACCCGCTACGTCCGTGCGCGGCCTGA
- a CDS encoding YihY family inner membrane protein produces MRPRYRPPDIPQSLHLLIKRFGQERLAQTAGSLTFTTLISMVPLLAVGLSLFTAFPAFHRMQDHLQQQFAHALLPQDIAETVFRYLNQFAAKAKGLGAVGVAGLVFLATSMMLTVDKALNAIWRTARPRPLAQRVLLYWAGITLGPLVLGTGLAASAALMAAHRGWLHHIPGGTGVLLTLLSWAVMGAAIGALYRFVPNTEVKWRDALAGGLFAAIGFDLAGRAFAWYVASVPTFTAVYGTFATLPIFLIWIYWSWMVVLLGAMLAAFLPLLRVRALPPQAVAGGEFLLVLKLLRQLAAARKAPDVGRETLVLARSLRCDPLHLQPLLNALEGIGWIGRVTPDARHRSVRWALLVDPAQTPVAALVDVLLLNHEAAAEFSPLLGNIVSDKERALMLERLLQDTP; encoded by the coding sequence ATGCGCCCCCGCTATCGACCGCCCGACATTCCCCAAAGCCTGCACTTGCTCATCAAGCGCTTTGGCCAGGAACGCCTGGCGCAGACGGCCGGCAGCCTGACGTTCACCACCCTCATCTCCATGGTGCCGCTGCTGGCGGTGGGCCTGTCGCTATTCACCGCTTTTCCCGCCTTTCATCGCATGCAGGACCACCTGCAGCAGCAGTTCGCCCACGCCTTGCTGCCGCAAGATATTGCCGAAACCGTATTCCGCTATCTCAACCAGTTCGCCGCCAAGGCCAAGGGCCTGGGCGCCGTGGGCGTGGCCGGACTGGTGTTCCTGGCCACCTCGATGATGCTGACGGTGGACAAGGCGCTCAACGCCATCTGGCGCACTGCACGCCCGCGCCCGCTCGCGCAGCGCGTGCTGCTGTACTGGGCCGGCATCACGCTGGGGCCGTTGGTGCTGGGCACCGGGCTGGCGGCGTCGGCAGCGCTGATGGCGGCGCATCGCGGCTGGTTGCACCACATTCCGGGCGGTACCGGTGTGTTGCTCACGCTGCTGTCGTGGGCCGTCATGGGTGCGGCCATCGGCGCGCTCTACCGCTTCGTGCCCAACACCGAGGTGAAGTGGCGCGATGCCCTGGCGGGAGGATTGTTCGCCGCCATCGGCTTCGACCTGGCCGGCCGCGCCTTTGCCTGGTATGTGGCCAGCGTGCCCACGTTCACCGCCGTCTACGGCACCTTCGCCACCCTGCCTATTTTTCTGATATGGATTTACTGGAGCTGGATGGTGGTGCTGCTGGGCGCGATGCTGGCCGCATTCCTGCCGCTGCTGCGGGTGCGCGCCCTGCCGCCGCAGGCCGTGGCGGGAGGCGAATTTCTTCTGGTGCTGAAGCTGCTGCGCCAGCTTGCTGCCGCGCGCAAGGCGCCCGACGTTGGCCGCGAGACCCTGGTCCTGGCCCGCAGCCTGCGCTGCGACCCGCTGCACCTGCAGCCGCTGCTGAATGCGCTCGAAGGCATCGGCTGGATCGGCCGTGTCACGCCCGATGCGCGCCATCGCTCGGTGCGCTGGGCCTTGCTGGTGGACCCGGCGCAAACCCCTGTGGCCGCCTTGGTGGACGTGCTGCTGCTGAACCACGAGGCCGCCGCCGAGTTTTCGCCCTTGCTCGGCAACATCGTCAGCGACAAGGAACGCGCGCTGATGCTGGAGCGGCTGCTGCAAGACACGCCCTGA